The Candidatus Hydrogenedentota bacterium sequence TTTCGTGAGAAGGAGCAGGCAGAACAGGCCGCCGCAAGCCAGCCCGCGCGCACGGAGGAAGTGCTGCGAATCCGGGAACAGTCACGGAGGGTCCGCGCATCCGATAAGGAGCGGGAGCGCGAAACCCGAAGACAACGGCGGCGGCTCGAACAGCTCGAGGCGGAGATCGAGTCCTTGGAGGAGATGGTGGGCGGCTACGACGAGAAATTCGCGGCGGCCGACCCAGCGGATTATGTGAAGGTGCAGTCGTTGAAGGAAGAATACGACGGGCTGCACGCGGACCTCCGGGCGATGTACGAAGAGTGGGAAAATCTCGTGGAATCGCTGGATGGCCTGTAACGCAGTCGTGGGGAAGAGGTATCTTAAGTGCAACAAGATACTGGATTTACCCTGGACTTGACCGGGCCGGTGGGTATATAATAGTTGACAAACGGGCCGATACGTGATATGACAAGCGCGGAGCCGCGAGGCTGGACTGGAGATTTTGTGTAGTCTGTCGGGCGGTTCTGACAGGTATTCAGGAAGGAGAGGAGTAGCTGCGGATGAAGCACATCAAGCCGGTCTCCTGTAAGCCGGATGTGGCGCAGGCGAACCCGAATTTTGAAGCCAAGATGACTTTCAAGGTCAACCTCACGGACCAGGCCATTGAATTCGTCTTTCAGAAGACCTCGTAGACCGCACAAGGAGCGCAGCATGAAACGCGAATGGCATTGCAGGCCGGTTACCCGCATCCGCGGCGTGGCGCAGGCGTCCAACTACATCGTCAAGCTCGAATCCACCACACAGATCATTGACCGGTTGCTTCTCGTGCCGCGTCAGGCTCCCTGGAAATCGACCGGGCCTTCTGGGGAAGGGGGCACGGACACGATCACGGACACCGGCGTGGATACGACGGTCGAAATCTGAGCGCAAGCGCGGCGTACTATCGAGCGTTTTACAGGCTCGCACGGCGTAGTGCCGTGCGGGCTTGTTGTTTGTGGCAGTCAGATGCGGCTGCGGCCAATCATCGAAATGGCGATGCGGACTTCGTCGCAGTCGCGGAAGCGGTTCTTCTGCTGCTTGTCCAGGAGTCTCATAATGATGTTGCCCAGTTCTTGGGGGCAGCGCGGGTTCGCCTCGTGGGGATGCAGGGGCGCAATACGGAGATGGCACTGATAGAGTTGCTGGAGGTTGTCCACCGGGTAGGGAAGTTTTTCGGTGAACATCATATACATCGTGATGCCAAGCGCGTATTGATCGCTTTGCGGGGAGATCCGCTCCTTGCGCAGGAATTCCGGCGCGACGAACATCGGGGTGACCTGCTCGGCGATGCCCCGGTCCAGAAACTCGAGCAGGATGCTTGTGCCATACAGGGAGTAATCCGCGACCTTCGCCACGCCTTTGCGGCTGAACAGGACGTTTGCCGGCTTGAAATCGTGGTGGATGCATCCGTTGTCGTGCAGATACTGGAGCCCGTTGCACATCTGGGCGACGACTATCAGCCGCTCTTGAAGGTTGAAGGGGCGATTGGCCAGGTACCATTTCAGGTTTGGGCCGTCCACATATTCCATAATCATGCAGCGGCCTTCCGGCCCGTCAATGAAATCGAAAATCCGCACGACGTTCTCCTGCGAAAACGTCTTGAACTTCTTGACGCCGCGGACCAGGTCGCGCAGGTGCAGCCGGTTGCGGAAAAAGTTCTCATGGAACAGCTTGACCGCGACCACCTCGCCCTTTTGTGTGTCAATGCCCCTATAAACGCGGCCTGTGCCGCCCTGCCCCAGAATGCGGTCCAGCTTGTAATGATAGAGTTTCGGCCGGTCCGGTGTATAGATGTCTTCAGGCATCGGCGTTGCTCCCAATCACGTCAGGCGCAGTGCAATCTCCGGCGCATCGCCCCAGAGTCCTTCCAGGTCATAAAACTCCCGCGCCTCCTCCCGGAATACATGCACTATGATGTCCCCATAGTCCAGCAGCAGCCAGTCGCTGCGATGATTTCCTTCGATATGCAAGGGGGACACGCCGATCTTTTTCATGCCCTCCAGAATGGAGTTGCAGACGGCCTTCATCTGCGGCTCGCTGGTAGCCGTGCAAAGCACGAAGCAATCCGTGATGAGCGTCAGTCCTTCAAGATTGAAAGCCCGGATATCCTTGGCCTTCTTTTCAGCCGCCAGCGTCGCGATCCGCAAGGCATTCGCGACGACGGGCGGTTCCGTGCCTGCGCGCTTCTTTTTCAGCAATGCTTTTGTCCTCGTTCCTCAGGATTTGCCTAATTCCGAACGCAAGAGGTCGTTTACGAGTTGCGGGTTCGCTTTGCCCTGCGTCGCCCGCATCACCTGACCCACGAAAAAGCCGAACACCTTCTCTTTACCGCTTCTGAATTGTTCCGCCTGCCCCGGGTTCTTCTCAATGACGTCCCGGATGATGGCCATGATCGCATCCGTGTCGGAAATCTGTTGCAGGCCCTGTTCCGCCACAATCTCGCTGGCCGCCTTGCCGGTGCCAAACATCTCCTCGAGCACGTCCTTGGCCATCTTACCGCTGATCGTGCCTTTTTCCACGAGCGCGATCATGTCAGCGAGGGCTTGCGGCTGGATGCGGCACGCCTGGATATCCATTTCCGTGCGTGTCAGCAGTGCCTGCAAATCGCCCATGACCCAGTTCGCGGCCTTTTTCCCCGGCGCGCCGCAGCGGACGACTGCCTCGAAGTAGTCGGCCATGGCCCGTGTCGCGGTCAGAACGCCTGCATCGTAAGGGGAGAGCGAAAACGACTCCGTGAAGCGCTTCTTGCGGGCCACGGGCAGTTCCGGAAGGCTCGCGCGGATACGTTCCTCCCAGGCCTTGTCGACGACGATCGGAACAAGGTCCGGCTCCGGGAAGTAGCGGTAGTCGTGCGCCGACTCCTTCTGCCGTTGCGAAAAGGTAACGCCCCGGTCGGCATCCCAGCCGCGCGTTTCCTGGACGACGCGCCCGCCATCTTCCAGCACGCGAATCTGCCGGGCAATCTCAAAGTCGACTGCCTTGGCTACGCCGTGCAACGACGCGACATTCTTGACCTCGGTCTTGACGCCAAAGGACACCGCACCCCTGGGCCGCACGCTGATATTTGCCTCGGCGCGCAGCGAGCCTTCTTCCATGTTGCAGTCGCTGACGCCCAGGTACTCGAGCAGTTGCTTCAAGGTAGTCAGATAGGCGTAGACCTCGTCCGCGCTGCGCAAGTCCGGCTCGGAAACGATTTCAAGCAGCGGCACGCCGGAGCGGTTGAAGTCCACGCCGCTCTGGCCCCCGCCGATGGTGTGCGTGTTGCGGGCCGTGTCCTCTTCCATGTGCGCGCGTGTGACGCCGATGCGGCGCGCTTGCCCGTCCAGTTCAATATCGAGATAACCGTTCTGGCACAAAGGGAGGTCGAACTGGCTGATCTGGTAGTTTTTCGCGAGGTCGGGATAGAAGTAGTTCTTGCGGTCCATCTTGGACCAGCGCGAGACGCGACAGTTCAAGGCCAGGCCAACGGCGACGGTCTTGTTTACCATCTCCCGGTTAAGCGTGGGGAGTACGCCGGGCATGCCCAGGCAGATGGGGCACACGTTGGTGTTTGGGGGCGCATCGAAGCGGGTGCTGCACGTGCAAAACACCTTGGAATTGGTGTTTATCTCGACGTGTACCTCCATGCCGATGACCGCTTCGTAATCCATGGCCCTAACCTCAGCCCAGGGGCGGCTTGCCGATGGCCGGCGCGCCGGTCTGCTCGAATGCATATGCCACACGCAAGAGCGTTTCTTCGTCGAACGCCTTGGCGAAAAACTGCAGTCCCACCGGCAGTCCGGCGGCCGTGAGCCCGCAGGGCATGGACAGGCCGGGCAGCGCGGCGAGATTGCAGGAAATGGTGTAGATGTCGCTCAGGTACATCGTGAGCGGGTCCGCCGTTTTTTCGCCGAAGCGGAAAGCGGGCGTCGGCGACGTGGGGCCCGCGATAATGTCCACCTGCTCGAAGGCGCGGTCGAAATCGCGCTTGATCAGCGTCCGCACTTTCTGCGCTTTGAGGTAGTAAGCGTCATAGTAGCCGCTCGAGAGCACGTAGGTGCCGAGCAAAATGCGCCGCTGCACTTCGGGTCCGAAACCGGCGGTCCTG is a genomic window containing:
- the rsfS gene encoding ribosome silencing factor — translated: MKKKRAGTEPPVVANALRIATLAAEKKAKDIRAFNLEGLTLITDCFVLCTATSEPQMKAVCNSILEGMKKIGVSPLHIEGNHRSDWLLLDYGDIIVHVFREEAREFYDLEGLWGDAPEIALRLT
- the gatB gene encoding Asp-tRNA(Asn)/Glu-tRNA(Gln) amidotransferase subunit GatB; protein product: MDYEAVIGMEVHVEINTNSKVFCTCSTRFDAPPNTNVCPICLGMPGVLPTLNREMVNKTVAVGLALNCRVSRWSKMDRKNYFYPDLAKNYQISQFDLPLCQNGYLDIELDGQARRIGVTRAHMEEDTARNTHTIGGGQSGVDFNRSGVPLLEIVSEPDLRSADEVYAYLTTLKQLLEYLGVSDCNMEEGSLRAEANISVRPRGAVSFGVKTEVKNVASLHGVAKAVDFEIARQIRVLEDGGRVVQETRGWDADRGVTFSQRQKESAHDYRYFPEPDLVPIVVDKAWEERIRASLPELPVARKKRFTESFSLSPYDAGVLTATRAMADYFEAVVRCGAPGKKAANWVMGDLQALLTRTEMDIQACRIQPQALADMIALVEKGTISGKMAKDVLEEMFGTGKAASEIVAEQGLQQISDTDAIMAIIRDVIEKNPGQAEQFRSGKEKVFGFFVGQVMRATQGKANPQLVNDLLRSELGKS
- a CDS encoding serine/threonine protein kinase, which gives rise to MPEDIYTPDRPKLYHYKLDRILGQGGTGRVYRGIDTQKGEVVAVKLFHENFFRNRLHLRDLVRGVKKFKTFSQENVVRIFDFIDGPEGRCMIMEYVDGPNLKWYLANRPFNLQERLIVVAQMCNGLQYLHDNGCIHHDFKPANVLFSRKGVAKVADYSLYGTSILLEFLDRGIAEQVTPMFVAPEFLRKERISPQSDQYALGITMYMMFTEKLPYPVDNLQQLYQCHLRIAPLHPHEANPRCPQELGNIIMRLLDKQQKNRFRDCDEVRIAISMIGRSRI